A genomic window from Bradyrhizobium lupini includes:
- the mce gene encoding methylmalonyl-CoA epimerase — MLGRLNHVAIATKDAVKAAKIYGTAFGAQISEAVALPEHGVTTVFATLPNTKIEFIEPLGEASPIAKFLDRNADGGIHHVCYEVVDIIASRDTLVKEGARVLGDGVPKIGAHGKPVLFLHPKDFSGALVEIEQA; from the coding sequence ATGCTGGGCCGGCTCAACCATGTCGCGATCGCGACCAAGGACGCCGTCAAGGCCGCCAAAATCTATGGCACCGCATTCGGGGCCCAGATCTCGGAGGCCGTCGCGCTGCCCGAGCATGGCGTCACCACGGTGTTCGCGACGCTGCCCAACACCAAGATCGAGTTCATCGAGCCGCTCGGCGAGGCCTCGCCGATCGCAAAGTTCCTGGACCGCAACGCCGACGGCGGCATCCACCACGTCTGCTACGAGGTGGTCGACATCATCGCCTCGCGCGACACGCTGGTGAAGGAGGGGGCAAGGGTGCTCGGCGACGGCGTGCCGAAGATCGGCGCCCACGGCAAGCCGGTGCTGTTCCTGCACCCGAAGGATTTTTCCGGCGCGCTGGTCGAAATCGAGCAGGCATAG
- a CDS encoding ABC transporter permease, producing MKLRANLIIGGALFALAILVGLLAPWLAHTDPVLDANLLNAEEPPSWTWWFGTDDQGRDIYSRVVYGARVSLTVGIVSQLINSVIGVALGLSAGYWGGWWDDVVNGLTNLMLAIPSLIFALAIMAVLGPGLTSLLIALGLTNWSFTCRIARASALSLRSKGYVQAATVLGYGDLRIMITQLLPNMLGPIVVIGTLGMGSAVLSEAALSFLGLGVRPPFPSWGSMLSDARDQITTAPWLSVFPGLAIFLTVLGLNLLGDGLRDILDPQSRSRRT from the coding sequence ATGAAGCTCCGCGCCAATCTCATCATCGGTGGCGCGCTGTTCGCGCTTGCGATCCTGGTCGGCCTGCTCGCGCCATGGCTGGCGCATACCGATCCTGTCCTGGACGCCAATCTGCTCAACGCGGAAGAGCCTCCGAGCTGGACTTGGTGGTTCGGCACCGACGACCAAGGCCGCGACATCTATTCCCGCGTCGTCTATGGCGCGCGGGTTTCGCTGACGGTCGGCATCGTCTCGCAGCTCATCAATAGCGTCATCGGCGTCGCGTTGGGCCTGAGCGCCGGCTATTGGGGCGGCTGGTGGGACGATGTCGTCAACGGCCTGACCAATCTCATGCTCGCGATCCCCTCGCTGATCTTCGCGTTGGCCATCATGGCGGTGCTCGGTCCCGGCCTGACCAGCCTGCTGATCGCACTCGGCTTGACCAACTGGTCCTTCACGTGCCGGATCGCGCGGGCCTCGGCGCTGTCGCTGAGGAGCAAGGGCTATGTGCAGGCCGCGACCGTGCTCGGCTACGGCGATCTCCGCATCATGATCACGCAGCTGCTGCCGAACATGCTAGGGCCGATCGTCGTCATCGGCACGCTCGGCATGGGCAGCGCGGTCTTGTCCGAAGCCGCGTTGTCGTTCCTCGGCCTCGGCGTCCGCCCGCCGTTTCCGAGCTGGGGCAGCATGTTGTCGGATGCCCGCGATCAGATCACGACCGCGCCGTGGCTCTCGGTGTTTCCCGGCCTTGCGATCTTCCTGACGGTGCTCGGCCTCAATCTGCTCGGTGACGGCCTGCGCGACATTCTCGATCCGCAATCGCGGAGCCGGCGCACATGA
- a CDS encoding ABC transporter ATP-binding protein: protein MHEPQASLVETRPDDDVILSVRDLAVHFPLGGGLLGRGRRLLRAVDGVDLTLKRGECLGLVGESGSGKSTVALSILGLVTPTRGRIVLDGQDVTNRPSGDRKALARIVQIVFQDPYASLNPRQTVRRTLEDPLRVHGVTAKSEIEDRVAKMLRHVGLRPEQADRYPHEFSGGQRQRIGIARALILNPKIVICDEPVSALDVSIRAQIINLLLELKETLGLSYIMISHDLGVVEHMSDKVAVMYLGRIVENGHWREIFERPAHPYTQALIAAIPDPLRHAPLATTGGDLPNPLNPPNGCAFSPRCRYAEAVCRSEPGPVLETRADGHAVRCWRSEEIGAASVALSPLPSVPVEPIVCHQPDEGGDSLSSSPPAAHAATREN, encoded by the coding sequence ATGCATGAGCCGCAAGCTAGTTTGGTTGAAACACGGCCGGACGACGATGTCATTCTCAGCGTCAGAGATCTCGCGGTCCATTTTCCGCTCGGAGGCGGCCTGCTCGGGCGCGGCCGGCGGCTGCTCCGTGCCGTCGACGGCGTCGATCTCACCCTGAAGCGGGGCGAATGCCTCGGCCTCGTCGGCGAGTCCGGCTCCGGCAAGTCGACGGTCGCATTGTCGATCCTTGGCCTCGTGACCCCGACGCGCGGCCGCATCGTGCTGGACGGACAGGACGTGACCAACCGACCATCCGGCGATCGGAAGGCGCTGGCCCGCATCGTGCAGATCGTGTTTCAGGATCCCTACGCCTCGCTCAATCCGCGCCAGACCGTTCGCCGCACGCTGGAAGATCCCCTGCGCGTGCATGGCGTCACGGCCAAGAGCGAGATCGAGGACCGCGTCGCGAAGATGCTGCGGCATGTGGGCCTGCGGCCGGAGCAGGCCGACCGCTACCCGCATGAATTCTCAGGCGGCCAGCGCCAGCGCATCGGCATTGCGCGTGCGCTGATCCTCAATCCGAAGATCGTCATCTGCGATGAACCGGTCTCGGCGCTCGACGTCTCGATCCGCGCCCAGATCATCAATCTGCTGCTGGAATTGAAGGAAACGCTCGGCCTCTCCTACATCATGATCAGCCACGATCTCGGCGTCGTCGAACACATGAGCGACAAGGTCGCCGTGATGTATCTCGGCCGCATCGTCGAGAACGGCCACTGGCGCGAGATCTTCGAACGGCCCGCGCACCCCTATACGCAAGCCCTGATCGCCGCCATCCCCGATCCCTTGCGCCATGCACCGCTGGCAACGACAGGCGGCGACCTTCCCAATCCGCTCAATCCGCCGAACGGATGCGCCTTCAGCCCGCGGTGCCGTTATGCGGAAGCTGTGTGTCGGAGCGAGCCGGGGCCTGTGCTGGAGACGCGAGCCGACGGGCACGCGGTGAGGTGTTGGCGGAGTGAAGAGATTGGTGCAGCGAGCGTCGCTCTATCTCCGTTACCCTCCGTGCCGGTCGAGCCTATCGTCTGCCACCAACCAGACGAGGGCGGCGATTCGCTATCGAGTTCTCCGCCGGCAGCGCACGCAGCCACGCGCGAAAACTGA
- a CDS encoding RidA family protein — protein sequence MPPAHLVSHNPATVHAPAGGYCMGLELTQYRRLLFISGQVPERLDGTVPEGFEAQCEQAWSNLIEVLAAAGLGIAHLVKVTTFLTDRNQLVTNRSIRRAMLGEHQPALTVVIVETVDSKWLLEIEAIAAE from the coding sequence GTGCCCCCGGCTCACCTCGTCAGCCACAATCCCGCAACAGTCCATGCGCCTGCCGGCGGCTACTGCATGGGACTTGAATTGACGCAGTATCGCCGCCTGTTGTTCATCAGCGGCCAGGTGCCGGAGAGACTCGACGGCACCGTGCCCGAAGGTTTCGAGGCGCAGTGCGAGCAGGCCTGGAGCAATTTGATCGAGGTGCTTGCTGCCGCCGGCCTTGGCATCGCGCATCTGGTCAAGGTCACCACGTTCCTGACTGACCGCAATCAACTCGTGACCAACCGCTCCATTCGTCGCGCGATGCTGGGCGAACACCAGCCTGCGCTGACGGTCGTGATCGTCGAGACCGTCGACAGCAAATGGCTGCTGGAGATCGAGGCGATCGCCGCGGAGTGA
- a CDS encoding sugar ABC transporter substrate-binding protein — translation MSGTKDFSTTRRDLLQAAATAGAATAILGSMGINPALAAEVGRSEKPLKAAFSNAGLQATWCAQGKQAAEFWGKLFNVEVTWFDGQLDAVKQRAAIDNMASQKWDFVAIQAFGIGTLTQPVQKMIDAGTPVIDMDTLIAPLDQINVHSFLAPDNEFMGASVTQALCNAMGGKGKIIMTQGALGHTGAQGRAKGFNNVVKQFPGIEVLDTQPADWDVSKTARLWETYLTKYPQIDAAFFHNDDMALAAANIMKARGRTNILIGGVDAMPPAIQAVSEGRMFATVRNPSCRIHGGAIIAGVSAVVGGEKSGQGIPKNVVTDGPVVTKANAAGMQWMQDHFLI, via the coding sequence ATGTCCGGGACGAAAGATTTCTCGACGACGAGGCGCGATCTTCTTCAGGCGGCAGCAACCGCCGGCGCCGCGACTGCCATCCTCGGCAGCATGGGCATAAACCCCGCCCTTGCAGCCGAAGTCGGACGAAGCGAGAAGCCGCTGAAGGCGGCGTTCTCCAACGCGGGCCTCCAGGCGACCTGGTGCGCGCAGGGCAAGCAGGCCGCGGAATTCTGGGGCAAGCTGTTCAATGTCGAGGTCACCTGGTTCGACGGCCAGCTCGATGCCGTGAAGCAGCGCGCGGCGATCGACAACATGGCCTCGCAGAAATGGGACTTCGTCGCGATCCAGGCTTTTGGCATCGGCACGCTCACCCAGCCGGTGCAGAAGATGATCGACGCCGGCACGCCCGTGATCGACATGGACACGCTGATTGCGCCGCTCGACCAGATCAACGTCCACTCCTTCCTCGCCCCCGATAACGAGTTCATGGGCGCCTCGGTGACGCAGGCGCTGTGCAACGCCATGGGCGGCAAGGGCAAGATCATCATGACGCAAGGAGCCCTCGGCCACACCGGCGCGCAGGGCCGCGCCAAGGGCTTCAACAACGTCGTGAAGCAATTCCCTGGGATCGAGGTGCTCGACACCCAGCCGGCCGACTGGGATGTGTCGAAGACCGCGCGTCTCTGGGAAACCTACCTGACGAAGTATCCGCAGATCGACGCGGCGTTCTTCCACAATGACGACATGGCGCTCGCCGCCGCCAACATCATGAAGGCGCGGGGCCGCACCAACATCCTGATCGGCGGTGTGGATGCGATGCCGCCGGCGATCCAGGCCGTCAGCGAAGGCCGCATGTTCGCCACCGTGCGCAATCCGTCCTGCCGCATTCATGGCGGCGCCATCATTGCGGGCGTCTCCGCCGTGGTCGGGGGCGAAAAGAGCGGACAGGGCATCCCGAAGAACGTCGTCACCGACGGTCCGGTCGTGACCAAGGCCAACGCCGCCGGCATGCAGTGGATGCAGGATCACTTCCTGATCTGA
- a CDS encoding biotin--[acetyl-CoA-carboxylase] ligase, with protein sequence MAFALGPRAASAGYKLAAFERTGSTNTEAIEHARRGERGPMWFVTSEQTAGRGRRQRPWIAPKGNLAASVLEVLDVAPSVAATIGFAAGLAEEAALEKVSLEAALRLGEGRPRYALKWPNDVLAGGKKLVGIGLEAEAIGDRLAIVVGIGTNVVAAPEGTPTPAVSLAALGVQISAEELFSALSDAWVEFRGIWDNGRGFAEIRKLWLERAAGLGERVAIHTGVMTLDGIFDTIDDTGCLIVRTAEGRRVPVAAGEVFFGTAASVGAA encoded by the coding sequence ATGGCATTCGCGCTCGGTCCTCGTGCGGCGTCGGCGGGCTACAAGCTCGCAGCTTTCGAACGGACCGGCTCGACCAATACCGAGGCGATCGAGCACGCGAGGCGCGGCGAACGCGGCCCGATGTGGTTCGTGACGTCGGAGCAGACCGCCGGCCGCGGCCGCCGCCAGCGCCCCTGGATCGCACCAAAGGGCAACCTTGCAGCCAGCGTCCTCGAAGTCCTGGACGTTGCCCCTTCCGTCGCCGCGACGATCGGCTTTGCGGCCGGGCTGGCCGAGGAGGCCGCCCTGGAGAAGGTCAGCCTGGAGGCTGCACTGCGCCTCGGCGAGGGCCGTCCCCGCTACGCCCTGAAATGGCCGAACGACGTGCTGGCCGGCGGCAAGAAGCTGGTCGGCATCGGCCTGGAGGCCGAAGCCATCGGCGACCGTCTTGCCATCGTCGTCGGCATCGGCACCAACGTCGTCGCCGCGCCCGAGGGTACGCCGACGCCTGCGGTGTCGCTGGCCGCGCTCGGCGTCCAGATCAGTGCGGAGGAGTTGTTCTCGGCGCTCTCCGATGCCTGGGTGGAATTCCGCGGTATCTGGGACAATGGCCGTGGCTTTGCCGAAATTCGCAAATTGTGGCTGGAGCGCGCCGCCGGCCTCGGCGAGCGGGTCGCGATCCACACGGGAGTGATGACGCTGGACGGCATTTTTGACACGATCGACGACACCGGCTGCCTGATCGTCCGCACCGCGGAGGGCCGGCGCGTGCCGGTCGCCGCGGGCGAGGTGTTCTTCGGCACGGCCGCCTCCGTGGGAGCTGCGTGA
- a CDS encoding globin produces the protein MNPSPNPIEQSFELAASRCIDLTPLVYQRLFEQHPETRAMFRTLGSEIVMGSMLALTIEAILDFAGDRRGQFRLITCEVVSHDGYGTPRELFIAFFAVIRDTLRDLLRDEWSPGMAQAWDRLLIEIDAFAAVQA, from the coding sequence ATGAATCCTTCTCCCAATCCGATCGAACAGAGCTTTGAACTTGCAGCCTCGCGCTGCATCGATCTCACGCCACTCGTCTATCAGCGGCTGTTCGAGCAGCATCCCGAAACCCGGGCGATGTTCCGCACGCTAGGCAGCGAGATCGTGATGGGATCGATGCTCGCACTCACGATCGAGGCGATTCTCGACTTCGCCGGTGATCGCCGCGGGCAATTCCGGCTGATCACATGCGAGGTCGTATCGCACGATGGCTACGGCACGCCGCGCGAGCTGTTCATCGCCTTCTTCGCCGTCATCAGGGATACGCTGCGCGATCTTCTCCGCGATGAATGGTCGCCGGGCATGGCGCAGGCATGGGACCGATTGCTCATCGAGATCGACGCGTTCGCCGCCGTACAGGCCTGA
- a CDS encoding L-2-amino-thiazoline-4-carboxylic acid hydrolase, whose protein sequence is MAEIIHPFYEAHRGAMEAAMRDRLDLAEAMLRERAQLSEIDEIRREVMDEFEVVLTQMPYVGGAASRMSDFFMRLMGFMAISRVLRRHGVPVPVIGEIERETYKAQLLTAPEAERLASGRQFMSPENQALLREQAARSATESHQTEFPEDFVYDFVEPDTGDSFEFGINYKACGFCKLAARHGDKDILPNICGLDFVAYAARGIRLERTQTLAGGASHCNFRFSRLAPDEKAES, encoded by the coding sequence ATGGCTGAGATCATCCATCCGTTTTACGAAGCGCATCGCGGTGCAATGGAGGCCGCCATGCGCGATCGGCTCGATTTGGCCGAAGCGATGTTGCGTGAGCGCGCGCAACTTTCCGAGATCGACGAGATAAGGCGCGAGGTGATGGACGAGTTCGAAGTCGTGCTCACCCAAATGCCCTATGTCGGCGGCGCGGCAAGCCGCATGAGCGATTTCTTCATGCGTCTGATGGGTTTTATGGCCATCAGCCGGGTGCTGCGGCGCCACGGCGTGCCGGTGCCTGTGATCGGCGAGATCGAGCGGGAAACCTACAAGGCGCAATTGCTCACCGCGCCTGAAGCGGAGCGTCTCGCCTCAGGGCGTCAATTCATGTCGCCGGAGAACCAGGCCTTGCTGCGAGAGCAGGCGGCAAGAAGCGCGACTGAAAGCCATCAGACCGAATTTCCGGAAGATTTCGTCTACGATTTCGTCGAGCCTGATACGGGTGACAGTTTTGAGTTCGGCATCAACTACAAGGCTTGCGGCTTCTGCAAACTCGCGGCGCGCCATGGCGACAAGGACATTTTGCCGAACATCTGCGGGCTCGATTTCGTTGCCTACGCAGCGCGAGGCATCCGGCTGGAAAGGACACAGACGTTAGCGGGCGGTGCGAGCCACTGCAATTTCCGGTTCTCGCGGCTTGCGCCGGATGAGAAAGCGGAGAGCTAA
- a CDS encoding ABC transporter permease, which translates to MLSFLFRRLLQTIPTVLAVVALVFVLFSVVPGSIVSSMSDDADPQVELRMKKQLGLDDPVYVRFGAYIAKLATGDFGTSFRTREPVTFMIAKRIWPTLQLIFTAMAFSVVIGVPLGFIAALKPGGIVDTLAMVVAVSGLSIAKFWLGLVLMYLFALKLGWLPSFGYGDGGLKYLILPAVTLGVSPMALFARTTRAAVLEIMTADFVRTARSKGMSETRVVKWHVMRNALVIILTTVGLQFGGLMGQAVVVEKLYSWPGIGSLLVDSVLQRDIPAVQGSILVVVLSFLAINLLIDVLYGVIDPRIRYA; encoded by the coding sequence ATGCTCTCCTTCCTGTTCCGCCGCCTGCTGCAGACCATTCCGACCGTGCTCGCAGTGGTGGCTCTGGTGTTCGTGCTGTTCAGCGTCGTTCCCGGCAGCATCGTCTCGTCGATGAGCGACGATGCCGATCCGCAGGTCGAGCTGCGCATGAAGAAGCAGCTCGGGCTCGACGATCCCGTCTATGTCCGCTTCGGCGCCTACATCGCCAAGCTTGCGACCGGTGATTTCGGAACGTCGTTCCGGACGCGCGAGCCTGTGACGTTCATGATCGCCAAGCGGATATGGCCGACGCTCCAGCTCATCTTCACCGCCATGGCGTTTTCCGTCGTGATCGGTGTTCCCCTGGGTTTCATCGCCGCGCTGAAGCCGGGGGGTATCGTCGACACGCTGGCCATGGTCGTGGCGGTATCAGGCCTTTCGATCGCCAAATTCTGGCTCGGACTGGTGCTGATGTACTTGTTCGCGTTGAAGCTCGGCTGGCTGCCGAGTTTCGGCTATGGCGATGGCGGACTGAAATATCTGATCCTCCCGGCCGTGACGCTCGGCGTCTCGCCGATGGCGCTGTTCGCGCGGACGACACGCGCCGCGGTCCTCGAGATCATGACCGCGGATTTCGTCCGCACCGCGCGCTCCAAGGGCATGAGCGAGACCCGAGTCGTGAAGTGGCATGTAATGCGCAACGCGCTTGTCATCATTCTCACCACCGTCGGCCTGCAGTTCGGCGGGCTGATGGGGCAGGCGGTCGTGGTCGAGAAACTGTACTCCTGGCCGGGCATCGGCTCGCTGCTGGTCGACAGTGTCCTGCAGCGCGACATTCCGGCCGTCCAGGGCTCCATTCTTGTCGTGGTGCTGTCCTTTCTCGCTATCAATCTGCTGATCGACGTGCTCTACGGCGTGATCGATCCCAGGATCAGATACGCATGA
- a CDS encoding ABC transporter ATP-binding protein, whose product MTRTPLIEVEDLRIDLDDGSRRVAAAEGISFRIDRGETFGLVGESGCGKSITALALIGLLRQPLSIGGGVIRFEGREIQHLSAARQRDLRGNRIAMIFQEPMTALNPVSPVGRQIAEMFVLHKGKSWREADRLAVEALASVRVPAPERRVKDYPHQLSGGMRQRVMIAIALACGPDLLIADEPTTALDVTVQAEIIELMRNLCAERGTAILMISHDLGLVANVCRRVAVMYAGRIVEERGSADIFRAPSHPYTRGLVASLPRLGSRAALGRSRLTEIAGVVPAITNFPNGCRFNPRCAQATDICRTTPPEADLLDAGGLVRCHHHA is encoded by the coding sequence ATGACCCGCACGCCGCTGATCGAAGTCGAGGATTTGCGTATCGATCTCGACGATGGATCGCGGCGCGTTGCGGCGGCCGAGGGCATTTCATTCCGCATCGATCGCGGCGAGACGTTCGGCCTTGTCGGCGAATCCGGCTGCGGCAAAAGCATCACGGCGCTGGCCTTGATCGGCCTGTTGCGGCAGCCGTTGTCGATCGGCGGCGGTGTCATCCGGTTTGAGGGACGGGAGATCCAGCACCTTTCAGCCGCCAGGCAACGGGATCTGCGCGGCAATCGCATCGCCATGATCTTCCAGGAGCCGATGACGGCGCTCAACCCGGTCTCGCCGGTGGGCCGGCAGATCGCCGAGATGTTCGTGCTGCACAAGGGCAAGAGCTGGCGGGAAGCCGATAGACTGGCGGTCGAGGCGCTGGCGAGCGTGCGCGTTCCCGCCCCGGAGCGGCGCGTGAAGGATTACCCGCACCAGCTGTCCGGCGGCATGCGCCAGCGGGTGATGATCGCCATCGCGCTCGCTTGCGGTCCGGATCTCCTGATCGCCGACGAGCCGACCACGGCGCTCGACGTTACCGTGCAAGCCGAAATCATCGAGCTGATGCGGAATCTGTGTGCCGAGCGGGGAACCGCAATCCTGATGATCAGCCACGATCTGGGGCTGGTCGCCAATGTCTGCCGCCGCGTGGCCGTGATGTATGCCGGCCGCATCGTCGAGGAGCGCGGCTCGGCCGATATTTTCCGGGCACCCTCGCACCCCTATACGCGAGGCCTGGTTGCCTCGCTGCCGCGGCTCGGCAGTCGCGCAGCGCTTGGCCGCAGCCGCCTGACGGAGATCGCGGGTGTGGTCCCGGCCATCACGAATTTCCCCAACGGCTGCCGGTTCAATCCGCGTTGCGCGCAGGCGACCGATATTTGCCGGACCACCCCGCCGGAAGCGGATTTGCTGGACGCCGGCGGCCTGGTCAGGTGTCACCACCATGCATGA
- a CDS encoding DUF1467 family protein, whose translation MAIQISTAIAIYFVIWWVALFLTLPFGVRSQHEDGVGVPGSDPGAPILTRMGGKLIWTTIISAVIYGIAMVAYHAGYLSIERLSKLMGMPF comes from the coding sequence ATGGCCATCCAGATCTCAACCGCGATCGCGATCTACTTCGTCATCTGGTGGGTCGCGCTGTTCCTGACGCTGCCGTTTGGCGTGCGCAGCCAGCACGAGGACGGCGTCGGAGTGCCGGGCAGCGACCCCGGTGCGCCGATCCTGACACGGATGGGGGGCAAGCTGATCTGGACCACCATCATCTCGGCGGTCATCTACGGGATCGCCATGGTCGCCTATCACGCCGGCTATTTGTCGATCGAGCGCCTGTCGAAATTGATGGGCATGCCGTTTTAG
- a CDS encoding DUF2946 family protein codes for MQVLAPIAACLAAGQAVADPLSAAVICHSAGEQGGLNDPAGTPVAHAGTCALCCLAQVGASPDRRRTPHSPFPCATPSAWCGTRRRHSPARPIRVQTPRRAPRLNFPDDSRDRRGPPQAIDAVEWPERKPGVRNAPCYVVMPALA; via the coding sequence ATGCAGGTGCTGGCGCCGATTGCCGCCTGTCTGGCGGCCGGCCAGGCCGTGGCCGATCCGCTGTCCGCCGCCGTCATCTGCCACAGCGCAGGCGAGCAAGGCGGGCTGAACGATCCGGCGGGTACGCCGGTCGCACATGCCGGTACGTGTGCCCTCTGTTGCCTGGCGCAGGTGGGCGCGTCGCCCGATCGCCGCCGCACGCCGCACTCTCCGTTCCCTTGCGCCACGCCCAGCGCGTGGTGTGGCACGCGGCGGAGGCATTCGCCGGCGCGGCCCATAAGGGTACAAACGCCCAGGCGCGCGCCCCGCCTCAATTTTCCTGACGACTCTCGTGATCGCCGCGGTCCGCCGCAGGCGATTGATGCTGTCGAATGGCCGGAGAGAAAGCCCGGCGTCAGGAATGCCCCATGTTACGTTGTCATGCCCGCCTTGGCGTGA
- a CDS encoding LysR family transcriptional regulator, translated as MTYALPPLNALRAFEAAARHLSFKLAAHELHVTPAAVGQQVKALEARLGVQLFERLHKQLVLTVAGQTYLPGVSEGFRHIAEATSQLKPAGAVLLQLGIHGGFDLRRLDLAAFRSTHAEIGLRVLHPAGLHELVEGKVDLLLARGLGHHPGYRCDRIDEGSGLGDWLVAPEGTADCPEIVSFRAWLRALPAENSIANRRPRLVGGRR; from the coding sequence ATGACCTACGCCCTTCCCCCACTCAACGCGCTGCGCGCCTTCGAGGCCGCCGCGCGGCATCTCAGCTTCAAACTGGCCGCGCACGAGCTGCACGTGACGCCCGCCGCCGTGGGGCAGCAGGTGAAGGCGCTGGAGGCGCGCCTCGGCGTGCAGCTCTTCGAGCGGCTGCATAAGCAGCTCGTCCTCACCGTCGCCGGTCAGACCTATCTGCCTGGGGTCTCCGAAGGCTTTCGCCACATTGCGGAGGCGACCTCGCAATTGAAACCGGCAGGTGCGGTGCTGCTGCAATTGGGCATCCATGGCGGCTTCGACCTCCGCCGCCTCGACCTCGCGGCGTTTCGCAGCACGCATGCGGAGATCGGCTTGCGGGTGCTGCATCCGGCCGGCCTGCACGAATTGGTCGAGGGCAAGGTCGACCTGCTGCTCGCCCGCGGCCTCGGCCACCATCCCGGCTATCGCTGCGACCGGATCGATGAGGGATCGGGTTTGGGCGATTGGCTGGTTGCGCCTGAAGGCACCGCGGATTGCCCGGAGATCGTCAGTTTTCGCGCGTGGCTGCGTGCGCTGCCGGCGGAGAACTCGATAGCGAATCGCCGCCCTCGTCTGGTTGGTGGCAGACGATAG
- a CDS encoding ABC transporter permease, which produces MASSDTALAAGQRTRGLAPFLRSQMRNIAPFLTLIFLSGFFALASPSFATLDNLGNILTQVSVTGIIAVGLTFVILCAEIDLSIASIANVTGIAVAYFTLQESYVNIPNIPLPGAAAILLAILLCAFLGLVNALGLTVIGIPSFIMTLAMMQIAAGISALLVRGQIAYKVPGVITTLGSGSIGGIPWIVIVAAIMLLLGHLVLTYTRFGRYVYMVGGNREAAEYSGLNVKLILGAVMVISAVCSGIGGMLGVAHFGSAQQNEFDTYLLDSIAAVVVGGTSLFGGRGGIGNTIVGLFVLGVLNNGLDHVNIDSFLKILIRGLILLAALVINVYAQRLREKAVE; this is translated from the coding sequence ATGGCAAGCAGTGACACGGCTTTGGCGGCGGGGCAGCGGACGCGAGGGCTTGCGCCCTTCCTGCGCTCGCAGATGCGCAACATCGCCCCGTTCCTGACGCTGATCTTCCTGTCCGGCTTCTTCGCGCTGGCCAGTCCGTCGTTCGCGACGCTGGACAATCTCGGCAACATCCTGACGCAGGTCTCCGTCACAGGCATCATCGCCGTCGGCCTCACCTTCGTGATCCTCTGCGCGGAGATCGACCTCTCGATCGCCAGCATCGCCAACGTCACCGGAATCGCGGTCGCCTACTTCACGCTCCAGGAATCCTACGTCAACATTCCCAACATTCCCCTGCCCGGGGCCGCAGCGATCCTGCTGGCCATTTTGCTGTGCGCGTTTCTCGGCCTCGTCAATGCGCTGGGACTGACCGTGATCGGCATCCCCTCCTTCATCATGACCTTGGCGATGATGCAGATCGCGGCCGGCATCTCGGCGCTGCTGGTGCGGGGCCAGATCGCCTACAAGGTGCCCGGCGTGATCACCACGCTCGGCTCCGGATCGATCGGCGGCATCCCATGGATCGTCATCGTCGCCGCGATCATGCTCCTCTTGGGACATCTGGTGCTGACCTACACGCGCTTCGGCCGCTACGTCTACATGGTCGGCGGCAACCGCGAGGCGGCCGAATATTCCGGCCTTAACGTCAAGCTCATCCTCGGCGCGGTGATGGTCATTTCGGCGGTGTGCTCCGGGATCGGCGGCATGCTCGGTGTCGCTCATTTCGGCAGCGCGCAGCAGAACGAGTTCGACACCTATCTGCTCGACTCCATCGCTGCCGTCGTCGTCGGCGGCACCAGCCTGTTCGGCGGCCGCGGCGGCATCGGCAACACCATCGTCGGTCTCTTCGTTCTCGGTGTTCTCAACAACGGCCTCGACCACGTCAACATCGACAGCTTCCTGAAAATCCTGATCCGCGGCCTGATCCTGCTGGCAGCGCTGGTGATCAATGTTTATGCGCAGCGGCTGAGGGAGAAAGCGGTGGAATAG